Proteins encoded within one genomic window of Pongo pygmaeus isolate AG05252 chromosome 18, NHGRI_mPonPyg2-v2.0_pri, whole genome shotgun sequence:
- the DNAJA3 gene encoding dnaJ homolog subfamily A member 3, mitochondrial isoform X2, with amino-acid sequence MAARCSARWLLVAVGTQRLPAASGRGARPPREGVVGAWLSRKLSVPAFASSLTFRGPRALLTLRPGGSLTGTKHYPFICTASFHTSAPLAKEDYYQILGVPRNASQKEIKKAYYQLAKKYHPDTNKDDPKAKEKFSQLAEAYEVLSDEVKRKQYDAYGSAGFDPGASGSQHSYWKGGPTVDPEELFRKIFGEFSSSSFGDFQTVFDQPQEYFMELTFNQAAKGVNKEFTVNIMDTCERCNGKGNEPGTKVQHCHYCGGSGMETINTGPFVMRSTCRRCGGRGSIIISPCVVCRGAGQAKQKKRVMIPVPAGVEDGQTVRMPVGKKEIFITFRVQKSPVFRRDGADIHSDLFISIAQALLGGTARAQGLYETINVTIPPGTQTDQKIRMGGKGIPRINSYGYGDHYIHIKIRVPKRLTSRQHSLILSYAEDETDVEGTVNGVTLTSSGKRSTGN; translated from the exons ATGGCTGCGCGGTGCTCCGCACGCTGGTTGCTGGTGGCTGTGGGGACCCAGCGGCTGCCGGCTGCATCGGGGAGAGGGGCCCGGCCGCCCAGGGAGGGCGTGGTGGGGGCATGGCTGAGCCGCAAGCTGAGCGTCCCCGCCTTTGCGTCTTCCCTGACCTTTCGCGGCCCCCGAGCGCTGCTGACATTGAGACCTGGTGGCAGCCTCACAG gaaCAAAACATTACCCTTTCATTTGTACTGCCTCCTTCCACACAAGTGCCCCTTTGGCCAAAGAAGATTATTACCAGATATTAGGAGTGCCTCGAAATGCCAGCCAGAAAGAGATCAAGAAAGCCTATTATCAG CTTGCCAAGAAGTATCACCCCGACACAAATAAGGATGATCCCAAAGCCAAGGAGAAGTTCTCCCAGCTGGCAGAAGCCTATGAG GTTTTGAGTGAtgaggtgaagaggaagcagtaCGATGCCTACGGCTCTGCAGGCTTCGATCCTGGGGCCAGCGGCTCCCAGCATAGCTACTGGAAGGGAGGCCCCACTGTGGACCCCGAGGAGCTGTTCAGGAAGATCTTTGGCGAGTTCTCATCCTCTTCATTTGGAGATTTCCAGACTGTGTTTGATCAGCCTCAGGAA TACTTCATGGAGTTGACATTTAATCAAGCTGCAAAGGGGGTCAACAAGGAGTTCACCGTGAACATCATGGACACTTGTGAGCGCTGCAACGGCAAGGGGAACGAGCCCGGCACCAAGGTGCAGCATTGCCACTACTGCGGGGGCTCTGGCATG gaaACCATCAACACAGGCCCTTTTGTGATGCGTTCCACGTGTAGGAGATGTGGTGGCCGCGGCTCCATCATCATATCGCCCTGTGTGGTCTGCAGGGGAGCAGGACAAGCCAAGCAGAAAAAGCGAGTGATGATCCCTGTGCCTGCAG GAGTCGAGGATGGCCAGACTGTGAGGATGCCTGtgggaaaaaaggaaattttcattACGTTCAGG GTGCAGAAAAGCCCTGTGTTCCGGAGGGACGGCGCAGACATCCACTCCGACCTCTTTATTTCTATAGCTCAAGCTCTTCTTGGGGGAACAGCCAGAGCCCAGGGCCTGTACGAGACGATCAACGTGACG atCCCCCCTGGGACTCAGACAGACCAGAAGATTCGGATGGGTGGGAAAGGCATCCCCCGGATTAACAGCTATGGCTACGGAGACCACTACATCCACATCAAGATACGAGTTCCAAA GAGGCTAACGAGCCGGCAGCACAGCCTGATCTTGAGCTACGCTGAGGATGAGACAGATGTGGAGGGGACGGTGAACGGCGTCACCCTCACCAGCTCTG GAAAAAGATCCACTGGAAACTAG
- the DNAJA3 gene encoding dnaJ homolog subfamily A member 3, mitochondrial isoform X3 has product MAEPQAERPRLCVFPDLSRPPSAADIETWWQPHRKIFGEFSSSSFGDFQTVFDQPQEYFMELTFNQAAKGVNKEFTVNIMDTCERCNGKGNEPGTKVQHCHYCGGSGMETINTGPFVMRSTCRRCGGRGSIIISPCVVCRGAGQAKQKKRVMIPVPAGVEDGQTVRMPVGKKEIFITFRVQKSPVFRRDGADIHSDLFISIAQALLGGTARAQGLYETINVTIPPGTQTDQKIRMGGKGIPRINSYGYGDHYIHIKIRVPKRLTSRQHSLILSYAEDETDVEGTVNGVTLTSSGKRSTGN; this is encoded by the exons ATGGCTGAGCCGCAAGCTGAGCGTCCCCGCCTTTGCGTCTTCCCTGACCTTTCGCGGCCCCCGAGCGCTGCTGACATTGAGACCTGGTGGCAGCCTCACAG GAAGATCTTTGGCGAGTTCTCATCCTCTTCATTTGGAGATTTCCAGACTGTGTTTGATCAGCCTCAGGAA TACTTCATGGAGTTGACATTTAATCAAGCTGCAAAGGGGGTCAACAAGGAGTTCACCGTGAACATCATGGACACTTGTGAGCGCTGCAACGGCAAGGGGAACGAGCCCGGCACCAAGGTGCAGCATTGCCACTACTGCGGGGGCTCTGGCATG gaaACCATCAACACAGGCCCTTTTGTGATGCGTTCCACGTGTAGGAGATGTGGTGGCCGCGGCTCCATCATCATATCGCCCTGTGTGGTCTGCAGGGGAGCAGGACAAGCCAAGCAGAAAAAGCGAGTGATGATCCCTGTGCCTGCAG GAGTCGAGGATGGCCAGACTGTGAGGATGCCTGtgggaaaaaaggaaattttcattACGTTCAGG GTGCAGAAAAGCCCTGTGTTCCGGAGGGACGGCGCAGACATCCACTCCGACCTCTTTATTTCTATAGCTCAAGCTCTTCTTGGGGGAACAGCCAGAGCCCAGGGCCTGTACGAGACGATCAACGTGACG atCCCCCCTGGGACTCAGACAGACCAGAAGATTCGGATGGGTGGGAAAGGCATCCCCCGGATTAACAGCTATGGCTACGGAGACCACTACATCCACATCAAGATACGAGTTCCAAA GAGGCTAACGAGCCGGCAGCACAGCCTGATCTTGAGCTACGCTGAGGATGAGACAGATGTGGAGGGGACGGTGAACGGCGTCACCCTCACCAGCTCTG GAAAAAGATCCACTGGAAACTAG
- the DNAJA3 gene encoding dnaJ homolog subfamily A member 3, mitochondrial isoform X1: MAARCSARWLLVAVGTQRLPAASGRGARPPREGVVGAWLSRKLSVPAFASSLTFRGPRALLTLRPGGSLTGTKHYPFICTASFHTSAPLAKEDYYQILGVPRNASQKEIKKAYYQLAKKYHPDTNKDDPKAKEKFSQLAEAYEVLSDEVKRKQYDAYGSAGFDPGASGSQHSYWKGGPTVDPEELFRKIFGEFSSSSFGDFQTVFDQPQEYFMELTFNQAAKGVNKEFTVNIMDTCERCNGKGNEPGTKVQHCHYCGGSGMETINTGPFVMRSTCRRCGGRGSIIISPCVVCRGAGQAKQKKRVMIPVPAGVEDGQTVRMPVGKKEIFITFRVQKSPVFRRDGADIHSDLFISIAQALLGGTARAQGLYETINVTIPPGTQTDQKIRMGGKGIPRINSYGYGDHYIHIKIRVPKRLTSRQHSLILSYAEDETDVEGTVNGVTLTSSGGSTMDSSAGSKARREAGEDEEGFLSKLKKMFTS, from the exons ATGGCTGCGCGGTGCTCCGCACGCTGGTTGCTGGTGGCTGTGGGGACCCAGCGGCTGCCGGCTGCATCGGGGAGAGGGGCCCGGCCGCCCAGGGAGGGCGTGGTGGGGGCATGGCTGAGCCGCAAGCTGAGCGTCCCCGCCTTTGCGTCTTCCCTGACCTTTCGCGGCCCCCGAGCGCTGCTGACATTGAGACCTGGTGGCAGCCTCACAG gaaCAAAACATTACCCTTTCATTTGTACTGCCTCCTTCCACACAAGTGCCCCTTTGGCCAAAGAAGATTATTACCAGATATTAGGAGTGCCTCGAAATGCCAGCCAGAAAGAGATCAAGAAAGCCTATTATCAG CTTGCCAAGAAGTATCACCCCGACACAAATAAGGATGATCCCAAAGCCAAGGAGAAGTTCTCCCAGCTGGCAGAAGCCTATGAG GTTTTGAGTGAtgaggtgaagaggaagcagtaCGATGCCTACGGCTCTGCAGGCTTCGATCCTGGGGCCAGCGGCTCCCAGCATAGCTACTGGAAGGGAGGCCCCACTGTGGACCCCGAGGAGCTGTTCAGGAAGATCTTTGGCGAGTTCTCATCCTCTTCATTTGGAGATTTCCAGACTGTGTTTGATCAGCCTCAGGAA TACTTCATGGAGTTGACATTTAATCAAGCTGCAAAGGGGGTCAACAAGGAGTTCACCGTGAACATCATGGACACTTGTGAGCGCTGCAACGGCAAGGGGAACGAGCCCGGCACCAAGGTGCAGCATTGCCACTACTGCGGGGGCTCTGGCATG gaaACCATCAACACAGGCCCTTTTGTGATGCGTTCCACGTGTAGGAGATGTGGTGGCCGCGGCTCCATCATCATATCGCCCTGTGTGGTCTGCAGGGGAGCAGGACAAGCCAAGCAGAAAAAGCGAGTGATGATCCCTGTGCCTGCAG GAGTCGAGGATGGCCAGACTGTGAGGATGCCTGtgggaaaaaaggaaattttcattACGTTCAGG GTGCAGAAAAGCCCTGTGTTCCGGAGGGACGGCGCAGACATCCACTCCGACCTCTTTATTTCTATAGCTCAAGCTCTTCTTGGGGGAACAGCCAGAGCCCAGGGCCTGTACGAGACGATCAACGTGACG atCCCCCCTGGGACTCAGACAGACCAGAAGATTCGGATGGGTGGGAAAGGCATCCCCCGGATTAACAGCTATGGCTACGGAGACCACTACATCCACATCAAGATACGAGTTCCAAA GAGGCTAACGAGCCGGCAGCACAGCCTGATCTTGAGCTACGCTGAGGATGAGACAGATGTGGAGGGGACGGTGAACGGCGTCACCCTCACCAGCTCTG GTGGCAGCACCATGGATAGCTCCGCAGGAAGCAAGGCTAGGCGTGAGGCTGGGGAGGACGAGGAGGGATTCCTTTCCAAACTTAAGAAAATGTTTACCTCCTGA